In Marinomonas posidonica IVIA-Po-181, a single window of DNA contains:
- a CDS encoding GNAT family N-acetyltransferase, protein MTHSDHHRRCFILRGTSQQLLSEFSHLSQRLNTPLICTQDPEPYDQLNQGLYQTCNFKQARQLLGSTQEAVLIDLTQGVSASALAILAGTVRGGGLFALGLPNGNWHDCLDEDLSRYLPWPYQPEQVHSYFKDYLWSQLQGTTSPFQESLEQQAPLTALPVWSQNITLTSQQQQAQNQLLNLDADHYILSAARGRGKSTLLGDTLAKLSQTSLNLALVAPNQDAIGTLKAQFERSLKQQTLSAKWPFYAADALLSDTQQWDVLIVDEAAMFPIPILIELAKRAKHCVFSTTDYGYEGIGKGFGIRFTKHLKQLKSRSKQGVIHLKLDQPIRWGKNDPLEKWLNNTLFLGSEMPNEPMTKYPIETLQYQALCAKDWLQQPHQLNHAFQLLANAHYQTSADNLRWMLDDPSLSIHTLSHENALQSLAIVSAEGGLSDSLNQAVMEGKRRPRGHLVPQSLLAHEGIAEAGKQSFWRISRIATQAHQHNLGYGSKLLEKIEKSAPPECDFLCTSFAATPDVLHFWLKNGYRIVRLGTSKDHASGSYSIMMVKSLNQSAKTISIKWQTRFLEKFTLNLLLQYHDLPSDLVLQILAGSNGEIGLPSLAQLSLQEQNELALFINHHKPFDSIRPVFLKACYQLAISNQLDAKDPSHLLMLEAALGRNLSSNQRKAQLDGKKAIYQTFKSHLSNFQKPFKG, encoded by the coding sequence ATGACCCATTCTGACCACCATCGCCGCTGCTTTATATTAAGAGGGACAAGCCAACAACTGTTGTCAGAATTTTCACATCTAAGCCAAAGACTTAATACGCCTCTCATCTGTACTCAAGATCCCGAGCCCTACGACCAACTCAATCAAGGTTTATATCAAACCTGCAACTTTAAACAGGCTCGTCAGTTGCTAGGCAGCACTCAAGAAGCGGTATTAATCGATCTCACTCAAGGTGTTTCTGCTAGTGCATTAGCCATTCTTGCTGGAACGGTTCGTGGCGGCGGTCTATTTGCCTTGGGACTACCCAACGGTAACTGGCACGATTGCCTTGATGAGGATTTATCTCGTTACTTGCCTTGGCCATACCAACCCGAACAAGTTCACTCGTATTTTAAAGACTATTTATGGTCGCAGTTACAGGGAACCACTAGCCCGTTCCAAGAAAGCCTAGAACAGCAAGCCCCCTTAACGGCGTTGCCGGTTTGGTCACAAAACATCACGCTAACCTCGCAACAGCAGCAGGCCCAGAACCAGCTTCTTAACCTAGACGCAGATCATTACATTCTCTCTGCGGCTCGAGGGCGAGGTAAATCCACCTTGCTAGGCGATACACTGGCAAAACTGTCTCAAACGTCGCTCAACCTTGCTTTAGTCGCCCCTAACCAAGACGCCATTGGAACGTTAAAAGCACAATTTGAACGAAGCCTAAAGCAGCAAACGCTCTCTGCAAAATGGCCTTTCTATGCCGCTGACGCTTTACTCTCAGACACACAACAATGGGATGTTTTAATCGTCGATGAAGCCGCTATGTTCCCCATTCCCATACTTATTGAATTGGCCAAACGAGCCAAACACTGCGTCTTTAGTACCACAGACTATGGCTATGAAGGGATAGGAAAAGGCTTTGGCATCCGTTTCACTAAGCATTTGAAGCAATTAAAAAGCCGATCCAAGCAGGGAGTTATCCACTTAAAATTGGATCAACCTATCCGATGGGGGAAAAATGACCCACTTGAAAAATGGCTGAATAACACCCTCTTTTTAGGCAGCGAAATGCCTAATGAACCGATGACTAAATACCCAATTGAAACGCTTCAATATCAGGCTTTGTGCGCAAAAGATTGGTTACAACAACCCCATCAGCTAAATCATGCCTTCCAGCTGTTAGCCAATGCACATTACCAAACCTCAGCCGATAACTTACGTTGGATGTTGGATGATCCTTCGCTTTCGATCCATACGTTGAGCCATGAAAACGCGTTGCAATCTCTGGCCATTGTGTCGGCAGAAGGAGGCTTATCAGATAGCTTGAATCAAGCGGTCATGGAAGGTAAACGCCGCCCCAGAGGCCATTTGGTACCACAATCCTTACTCGCACATGAAGGCATAGCAGAAGCAGGAAAACAGTCCTTTTGGCGCATCAGCCGAATTGCCACTCAAGCACATCAACACAACCTTGGTTATGGCAGTAAACTGCTTGAAAAAATAGAAAAATCCGCACCACCAGAGTGTGATTTTCTTTGCACCAGTTTTGCTGCAACGCCAGATGTACTGCACTTCTGGCTAAAAAATGGCTATCGTATTGTGCGCTTGGGCACCTCTAAAGATCACGCCAGTGGCAGCTACTCCATTATGATGGTGAAATCACTTAACCAGTCCGCCAAAACCATTAGCATAAAATGGCAAACACGCTTTCTTGAAAAATTCACTCTGAATCTGTTGCTGCAATACCATGACCTGCCAAGCGATTTGGTGCTGCAAATCCTTGCTGGAAGCAATGGCGAAATTGGTTTGCCGAGCTTAGCCCAACTTAGCCTACAAGAACAAAACGAATTAGCCTTATTTATAAATCATCACAAGCCTTTCGACAGCATCCGTCCCGTTTTTTTAAAGGCCTGCTACCAATTAGCCATTAGCAACCAACTTGATGCTAAGGATCCAAGCCATCTACTGATGTTAGAAGCCGCATTAGGACGAAATTTATCAAGTAACCAAAGAAAGGCTCAGTTAGATGGTAAAAAAGCCATTTACCAAACCTTCAAAAGCCATTTATCAAACTTTCAAAAGCCTTTTAAAGGCTAA
- a CDS encoding TRAP transporter substrate-binding protein: MKKISLALTSLALAFSANTALANCDAGERVVKFSHVTGGTTHPKVVAANSFADRVNKEMNGKLCVEVFPNSTLFGDSKELEALLLGDVQLLAPSLSKFGSYTDKYGVFDLPFIFKDMDHAIRFTKTPEGKKLLLEMDDYAGFVGLGYWMSGMKYFSANKPLIKPSDAKGLKFRVQTSDVAKQMISAMGASPQAMAFSEVYSALQTGVVDGQENTWSNIYTKKFFEVQDSVTETNHQLLAYLFMTSSEFLDSLSAEDRTQFLAIADAVTQEANLSVKAKEAANRANILKAGGKINSLTPEQLQVWVETMKPVWKQFESYIGKDLINAAAGA, encoded by the coding sequence ATGAAAAAAATCAGTCTTGCTCTAACCTCTCTTGCCCTTGCGTTTTCTGCTAATACAGCATTAGCAAACTGTGATGCAGGTGAGCGTGTCGTCAAATTCAGTCACGTTACTGGCGGTACCACTCACCCTAAAGTCGTTGCAGCCAACAGCTTCGCAGATCGTGTTAACAAAGAAATGAACGGCAAATTGTGTGTAGAGGTGTTTCCTAACTCAACGCTTTTTGGTGATTCAAAAGAGCTTGAAGCCCTACTATTAGGCGACGTTCAACTACTCGCCCCTTCATTGTCTAAGTTCGGTTCATACACTGACAAATACGGTGTATTTGATTTACCGTTCATCTTTAAAGACATGGATCACGCTATCCGTTTCACTAAAACGCCAGAAGGTAAAAAACTTCTTCTTGAAATGGATGATTACGCAGGCTTTGTTGGTCTAGGTTACTGGATGTCTGGTATGAAATACTTCTCTGCCAACAAACCACTAATCAAGCCTAGCGATGCAAAAGGTCTTAAATTCCGTGTACAAACGTCTGATGTTGCAAAACAAATGATCTCAGCAATGGGTGCATCTCCACAGGCGATGGCATTCTCTGAAGTATACAGTGCATTGCAAACTGGCGTTGTCGATGGTCAGGAAAACACTTGGTCTAACATCTACACGAAGAAATTCTTCGAAGTACAAGACAGTGTTACCGAAACCAACCACCAATTGTTGGCGTACTTGTTCATGACCTCTTCTGAGTTCCTAGACAGCTTGTCTGCCGAAGATCGCACACAATTCCTTGCAATCGCAGACGCGGTTACGCAAGAAGCCAACTTATCTGTTAAAGCGAAAGAAGCGGCCAACCGTGCCAACATTCTAAAAGCTGGCGGTAAGATCAATTCTTTGACGCCAGAACAGCTACAAGTCTGGGTAGAAACAATGAAGCCGGTTTGGAAACAATTCGAAAGCTACATTGGTAAAGACTTAATCAACGCTGCGGCGGGTGCTTAA
- a CDS encoding TRAP transporter small permease: MAYWPHLYLLFFILILWALERRFPKVMARAEENLLILVISSIMAVSFGQVIARYGFNTGWDAALEFNTIAFSWLILLGMSYGIKTNLHIGVDIVLNAVPKRITKALSLFGAAAAMLYGLILLDSTWLAMLGVDVKGGAIEYWSKMFRIGIGSEELRYPEFIQEMFGVRPRIQRWIVLVILPISLALLSYRSLQAFISIARGKRDMLISGHEAQDLVKENQNVLKD; encoded by the coding sequence ATGGCATATTGGCCACACTTATACTTACTTTTCTTCATCCTCATTCTTTGGGCCCTTGAAAGACGCTTCCCAAAAGTAATGGCTCGTGCAGAAGAAAATTTATTGATCCTTGTGATCTCTTCCATTATGGCCGTCTCTTTTGGTCAAGTTATCGCACGTTATGGTTTCAACACAGGTTGGGACGCAGCGTTAGAATTTAATACTATTGCCTTCTCTTGGTTGATCCTTTTGGGCATGAGCTATGGCATCAAAACCAATCTTCATATTGGTGTCGACATTGTTTTAAACGCTGTGCCAAAGCGCATTACAAAAGCCTTATCTCTGTTTGGTGCTGCAGCGGCTATGCTATACGGTTTGATCCTATTGGATTCTACTTGGTTAGCCATGCTTGGTGTGGATGTAAAAGGCGGTGCAATCGAGTACTGGTCGAAAATGTTCCGTATCGGCATTGGTTCAGAAGAACTGCGTTACCCTGAATTCATTCAAGAAATGTTTGGTGTACGTCCACGTATCCAGCGCTGGATCGTTTTGGTGATTCTTCCAATCAGTTTGGCACTCCTGTCTTATCGCTCTCTACAAGCCTTTATTAGCATTGCCCGCGGCAAACGCGACATGCTAATCAGCGGCCATGAGGCACAAGACCTTGTCAAAGAAAACCAAAACGTCTTGAAAGACTAG